From Camelus bactrianus isolate YW-2024 breed Bactrian camel chromosome 16, ASM4877302v1, whole genome shotgun sequence, the proteins below share one genomic window:
- the KCNJ12 gene encoding ATP-sensitive inward rectifier potassium channel 12 has protein sequence MTAAGRANPYSIVSSEEDGLHLVTMSGANGFGNGKVHTRRRCRNRFVKKNGQCNIEFANMDEKSQRYLADMFTTCVDIRWRYMLLIFSLAFLASWLLFGVIFWVIAVAHGDLEPAEGRGRTPCVMQVHGFMAAFLFSIETQTTIGYGLRCVTEECPLAVFMVVAQSIVGCIIDSFMIGAIMAKMARPKKRAQTLLFSHNAVVALRDGKLCLMWRVGNLRKSHIVEAHVRAQLIKPRVTEEGEYIPLDQIDIDVGFDKGLDRIFLVSPITILHEIDEASPLFGISRQDLETDDFEIVVILEGMVEATAMTTQARSSYLANEILWGHRFEPVLFEEKNQYKIDYSHFHKTYEVPSTPRCSAKDLVENKFLLPSANSFCYENELAFLSREEEDEADGDQGRHSPQARHDFDRPQAGGATLEQRPYRRESEI, from the coding sequence ATGACTGCGGCCGGCCGTGCCAACCCCTACAGCATTGTGTCGTCGGAGGAGGACGGGCTGCACCTGGTCACCATGTCGGGCGCCAATGGCTTTGGCAACGGCAAGGTGCACACGCGGCGCCGGTGCCGGAACCGCTTCGTCAAGAAGAATGGCCAGTGCAACATCGAGTTTGCCAACATGGACGAGAAGTCACAGCGCTACCTGGCCGACATGTTCACCACCTGCGTGGACATCCGCTGGCGCTACATGCTGCTCATCTTCTCGCTGGCCTTCCTTGCCTCCTGGCTGCTGTTTGGTGTCATCTTCTGGGTCATTGCTGTGGCCCACGGAGACCTGGAGCCAGCGGAGGGCCGCGGCCGCACGCCCTGCGTGATGCAGGTGCACGGCTTCATGGCGGCCTTCCTGTTCTCCATCGAGACGCAGACCACCATCGGCTACGGCCTGCGCTGCGTAACGGAGGAGTGCCCGCTGGCCGTCTTCATGGTGGTGGCGCAGTCCATCGTGGGCTGCATCATCGACTCCTTCATGATCGGCGCCATCATGGCCAAGATGGCGCGGCCCAAGAAGCGGGCACAGACGCTGCTGTTCAGCCACAATGCGGTGGTGGCTCTGCGGGACGGCAAGCTCTGCCTCATGTGGCGCGTGGGCAACCTGCGCAAGAGCCACATCGTGGAGGCCCACGTGCGGGCGCAGCTCATCAAGCCCCGCGTCACGGAGGAGGGCGAGTACATCCCGCTGGACCAGATCGACATCGACGTGGGCTTCGACAAGGGCCTGGaccgcatcttcctggtgtcgcCCATCACCATCCTGCACGAGATCGACGAGGCCAGCCCACTGTTCGGCATCAGCCGGCAGGACCTGGAGACGGACGACTTCGAGATTGTGGTCATCCTGGAGGGCATGGTGGAGGCCACGGCCATGACTACGCAGGCCCGCAGCTCCTACCTGGCCAATGAGATCCTGTGGGGCCACCGCTTTGAGCCCGTCCTCTTCGAGGAGAAGAACCAGTACAAGATTGACTACTCGCACTTCCACAAGACGTACGAGGTACCGTCCACGCCCCGCTGCAGCGCCAAGGACCTGGTGGAGAACAAGTTCCTGCTGCCCAGTGCCAACTCCTTCTGCTACGAGAATGAGCTGGCCTTCTTGAGCCGCGAGGAGGAGGACGAGGCGGATGGAGACCAGGGCAGAcacagcccccaggccaggcatGACTTTGACCGGCCCCAGGCCGGTGGCGCCACCCTCGAGCAGCGGCCCTACAGACGGGAGTCAGAAATCTGA